A window of Cryptomeria japonica chromosome 3, Sugi_1.0, whole genome shotgun sequence contains these coding sequences:
- the LOC131042649 gene encoding threonine synthase, chloroplastic, translating to MALASSAMMQIHSPLLQTHQVGIRNKQRVILCNQMGIQYKLGEVGFHCRGVLSLQKGDKNGSFVVRAESGTVSADAPGPTSIAKNDKNNCNNKRARPGDENIRQEAARLHGNGTSHEFSAKYVPFCPGTKTDEEYSLDEIVYRSRSGCLLDVQHNMDALKRYDGKYWRNLFDSRVGKTTWPYGSGVWSKKEWVLPEIDNDHIVSAFEGNSNLFWAERYGKEILGMNDLWVKHCGISHTGSFKDLGMTVLVSQVNRLRKMNRPLMGVGCASTGDTSAALSAYCAAAGIPAIVFLPANKISIAQLVQPIANGALVLSLDTDFDGCMRLIREVTAELPIYLANSLNSLRLEGQKTAAIEILQQFDWEVPDWVIVPGGNLGNIYAFYKGFQMCKELGLVDRVPRLVCAQAANANPLYLHYKSGWKDFKAMKASATFASAIQIGDPVSIDRAVFALQSCDGIVEEATEEELMDAAAQADLKGMFICPHTGVALAALVKLRSKGVIGLNDRTVVVSTAHGLKFTQSKIDYHSHKIPDMKCQYANPPLQVKADFGSVMDVLKKKLAPL from the coding sequence ATGGCCCTAGCAAGCTCAGCAATGATGCAGATTCACTCACCACTCCTCCAAACTCACCAAGTGGGCATTCGAAACAAGCAAAGGGTCATTCTATGCAATCAGATGGGTATCCAGTACAAACTTGGAGAAGTTGGGTTTCATTGCAGAGGCGTATTAAGCCTGCAAAAAGGGGATAAAAATGGAAGCTTTGTGGTGAGAGCAGAGTCTGGAACGGTGTCTGCTGATGCCCCTGGGCCAACATCAATTGCTAAAAATGACAAGAATAACTGTAACAACAAGAGGGCCAGGCCAGGAGATGAAAACATCAGGCAAGAAGCAGCCAGGTTGCATGGAAATGGAACTAGCCATGAGTTTTCTGCCAAGTATGTGCCCTTCTGTCCAGGTACTAAGACAGATGAAGAGTATTCATTGGACGAAATAGTGTACAGGAGCCGATCTGGATGCCTTCTGGACGTCCAACACAACATGGATGCTCTCAAGAGGTACGACGGCAAATATTGGAGAAATCTCTTTGATTCTAGGGTAGGAAAGACCACCTGGCCTTACGGGTCTGGTGTGTGGAGTAAGAAAGAGTGGGTCTTGCCTGAGATTGATAATGATCACATTGTTAGTGCGTTTGAGGGGAATTCCAATCTGTTTTGGGCAGAGAGGTATGGGAAAGAGATATTGGGTATGAACGATCTGTGGGTGAAACACTGCGGGATTAGCCATACAGGGAGTTTTAAGGATTTGGGGATGACGGTGCTTGTCAGCCAGGTCAATAGGCTTAGGAAGATGAACAGGCCTCTTATGGGTGTGGGATGTGCTTCCACTGGGGACACGTCAGCTGCCCTGTCAGCTTACTGTGCTGCCGCTGGGATCCCTGCTATTGTTTTCCTGCCTGCAAACAAGATTTCAATCGCGCAATTGGTTCAGCCTATTGCCAATGGTGCATTGGTGCTTAGTTTGGATACTGATTTTGATGGGTGTATGAGGTTGATTAGAGAGGTGACGGCTGAGCTGCCAATCTATTTGGCTAATTCTTTGAATAGCCTGCGGTTGGAAGGGCAGAAAACTGCTGCTATCGAAATCTTGCAGCAGTTTGATTGGGAAGTGCCCGACTGGGTCATCGTACCTGGTGGCAATTTGGGGAATATCTATGCTTTTTACAAGGGATTTCAGATGTGTAAAGAATTGGGCTTGGTAGATAGGGTTCCTCGACTGGTTTGTGCACAAGCTGCCAATGCCAACCCCCTATATTTGCACTATAAGTCAGGATGGAAGGACTTTAAGGCTATGAAGGCTAGTGCGACGTTTGCATCTGCAATCCAGATTGGTGATCCTGTGTCAATCGACCGAGCAGTTTTTGCACTCCAGAGTTGTGATGGAATAGTTGAGGAGGCTACGGAGGAGGAGTTGATGGATGCCGCTGCTCAGGCAGATCTGAAGGGCATGTTTATATGCCCCCATACCGGAGTTGCTTTAGCGGCATTAGTGAAACTCAGAAGTAAAGGTGTTATTGGGCTCAATGATAGAACTGTAGTTGTCAGCACTGCTCATGGGCTAAAGTTTACACAGTCAAAGATTGATTATCACTCTCACAAGATTCCAGACATGAAGTGCCAATATGCAAATCCCCCTTTGCAAGTAAAAGCAGATTTTGGTTCTGTAATGGATGTTTTGAAGAAGAAACTAGCTCCACTTTGA